The following proteins are encoded in a genomic region of Haloarcula marina:
- a CDS encoding FAD-binding and (Fe-S)-binding domain-containing protein, which translates to MGALEKGPSDDPAGDERADYDYQTGTVARPALVADIADSIDGDVRFDDYSRQLYATDASAYEVTPIGVVFPESTSDVAAVVDYCARREIPVLPRGGGTSLAGQTVNEAVVLDFSKRMDALLSVDPDAALATAQVGTTLGDLNAELAPHGLKFAPDPAWGDKSALGGAIGNNSTGAHSLQYGKTDHYVEECEVVLADGTVTTFGEVSVETLRDEGDPDGTLEARIYDAVARVVDDEHDAVESAFPDLKRNVSGYNLDRLVAEADGEYGEAGTVNLARLLAGSEGTLAVVTEATVSLEPIPETKALALLTYDDLVAAMEDVAPILEHDPAAVEVLDDVLLDLAGDTEEFGELVDEIVPEGTGAVLLVEFYAENDPQGKQKVADLLADRVADVTTTGVPQADAEGLTDAPRRAFHGMEAHDEDKRARFWKLRKSGLPILLGRTSDAKHISFIEDAAVPPENLPEYVEDFQEVLDDAGTFASFYAHAGPGCLHIRPLVNTKTVDGVEQMAAIADGATDLVTKYGGSVSGEHGDGRARTQWNHKLYGDEVWGVFQDLKTAFDPDWLLNPGQVVGVDEATIAAGEAPLRARTVDMTENLRFSPEYDFEYDFEPELSWDNENGMQGMVELCHGCGGCRGPQETTGGVMCPTYRAADEEITATRGRANMLRQAMSGDLPEDPTDDEFVSEVMDLCIGCKGCAKDCPSEVDMAKLKTEVEHAHHQEHGASLRDKVFANVETLSRVGSALAPVSNLAQKLPGSDYVTETVLGIARERDLPTFRRESFVDWWADRGPQVPEAAAERRALLFPDTYNNYSHPAVLKAAVAVLEAAGVHVAVPDDVTASGRAAHSKGFIETARERAATNVGALERSVRDGWDVVVVEPSDAVMFQSDYLDVLGHDHDAATTVAANTFGVCEYLDRFALDASVDWNGAADSLTYHGHCHQKATKKDHHAVGVLRRAGYEVDPLDSGCCGMAGSFGYEREHYSMSKAIARILYDQVDESDGDTVVAPGASCRTQLGDRPGAEEPPHPIEKLADAVGPATR; encoded by the coding sequence ATGGGCGCACTCGAGAAGGGACCGAGCGACGACCCGGCCGGTGACGAGCGAGCGGATTACGACTACCAGACCGGAACCGTCGCCCGTCCCGCACTCGTCGCGGACATCGCCGACAGCATCGACGGCGACGTACGGTTCGACGACTACTCCCGGCAGTTGTACGCCACCGACGCCAGTGCCTACGAGGTGACGCCGATTGGCGTCGTCTTTCCGGAGTCGACTTCGGACGTTGCGGCCGTGGTCGACTACTGTGCACGGCGGGAGATTCCGGTCCTGCCGCGCGGCGGCGGGACGAGTCTCGCTGGGCAGACGGTCAACGAGGCCGTCGTACTCGATTTCTCGAAGCGGATGGACGCGCTCCTGTCGGTCGACCCGGACGCTGCACTGGCGACTGCGCAGGTGGGCACTACGCTCGGCGACTTGAACGCCGAACTCGCACCGCACGGCCTGAAGTTCGCGCCGGACCCCGCGTGGGGCGACAAATCCGCGCTCGGCGGCGCAATCGGCAACAACTCCACCGGCGCGCACTCCCTCCAGTACGGCAAGACCGACCACTACGTCGAGGAGTGCGAAGTCGTCCTCGCTGACGGCACGGTGACGACGTTCGGCGAGGTATCGGTCGAGACACTCCGCGACGAAGGCGACCCCGACGGCACCCTCGAAGCGCGTATCTACGACGCCGTCGCCCGGGTCGTCGACGACGAACACGACGCCGTCGAATCGGCGTTCCCGGACCTCAAACGGAACGTCTCCGGCTACAACCTCGACCGCCTCGTCGCGGAGGCCGACGGCGAGTACGGCGAGGCGGGGACGGTCAATCTCGCCCGACTGCTCGCGGGCAGCGAGGGGACGCTGGCCGTCGTCACCGAGGCCACCGTCTCGCTCGAACCGATACCGGAGACGAAGGCGCTGGCCCTCCTCACCTACGACGACCTCGTCGCGGCGATGGAGGACGTGGCCCCGATTCTGGAACACGACCCCGCTGCCGTCGAGGTGTTGGACGACGTGCTGTTGGACCTCGCGGGGGACACCGAGGAGTTCGGCGAGTTGGTCGACGAAATCGTCCCCGAGGGGACCGGCGCGGTGTTGCTCGTGGAGTTCTACGCCGAGAACGACCCGCAGGGAAAACAGAAGGTGGCGGACTTGCTGGCCGACCGAGTCGCCGACGTGACGACGACGGGGGTCCCACAGGCGGACGCGGAGGGACTGACCGACGCTCCGCGGCGTGCCTTCCACGGCATGGAGGCCCACGACGAGGACAAGCGTGCGCGCTTCTGGAAGCTCCGGAAGTCCGGCCTGCCGATTCTGCTCGGCCGGACCAGCGACGCGAAACACATCAGTTTCATCGAGGACGCCGCCGTCCCGCCCGAGAACCTCCCGGAGTACGTCGAGGACTTCCAGGAGGTGCTGGACGACGCGGGGACCTTCGCCTCCTTCTACGCCCACGCCGGGCCGGGGTGTCTCCACATCCGTCCGCTCGTGAACACGAAGACTGTCGACGGCGTCGAGCAGATGGCGGCCATCGCCGACGGCGCGACGGACCTCGTCACGAAGTACGGCGGGAGCGTCTCGGGAGAACACGGTGACGGGCGCGCACGCACGCAGTGGAATCACAAACTGTACGGTGACGAGGTCTGGGGCGTCTTTCAGGACCTGAAGACGGCGTTCGACCCCGATTGGCTCCTCAACCCCGGGCAGGTCGTCGGCGTCGACGAGGCGACCATAGCGGCCGGTGAAGCCCCGCTGCGGGCGCGCACCGTCGACATGACCGAGAATCTGCGGTTCTCGCCGGAGTACGACTTCGAGTACGACTTCGAACCCGAACTCTCGTGGGACAACGAGAACGGGATGCAGGGGATGGTCGAACTCTGTCACGGGTGTGGCGGATGTCGCGGCCCGCAGGAGACGACCGGCGGCGTGATGTGTCCGACCTATCGAGCGGCCGACGAGGAGATTACCGCCACGCGGGGCCGGGCGAACATGCTCCGGCAGGCGATGAGCGGTGACCTGCCGGAGGACCCGACGGACGACGAGTTCGTCTCAGAGGTGATGGACCTCTGTATCGGCTGTAAGGGGTGTGCGAAGGACTGCCCGAGCGAAGTCGACATGGCGAAACTGAAGACGGAAGTCGAGCACGCCCACCATCAGGAACACGGGGCAAGCCTCCGCGACAAGGTTTTCGCCAACGTCGAGACGCTGAGTCGGGTCGGAAGCGCTCTCGCGCCCGTCTCGAACTTGGCCCAGAAGCTCCCGGGGAGCGACTACGTCACCGAAACGGTGCTCGGCATCGCCCGCGAGCGGGACCTCCCGACGTTCCGGCGGGAATCCTTCGTCGACTGGTGGGCTGACCGCGGACCGCAGGTCCCCGAAGCGGCGGCCGAGCGCCGCGCCCTGCTGTTCCCCGACACCTACAACAACTACAGCCACCCCGCGGTGCTGAAAGCCGCCGTCGCCGTCCTCGAAGCGGCGGGGGTGCACGTCGCCGTTCCCGACGACGTGACCGCGTCGGGCCGGGCAGCACACTCGAAGGGGTTCATCGAGACGGCCCGCGAGCGCGCGGCGACAAACGTCGGAGCCCTCGAACGGTCTGTCCGGGACGGCTGGGACGTGGTCGTCGTCGAACCGTCCGACGCCGTGATGTTCCAGTCGGATTACCTCGACGTGTTGGGCCACGACCACGACGCGGCGACCACCGTCGCGGCTAACACATTCGGCGTCTGCGAGTACCTCGACCGGTTCGCGCTGGACGCGAGCGTCGACTGGAACGGGGCCGCCGACTCGCTGACCTACCACGGCCACTGCCACCAAAAGGCGACGAAGAAAGACCACCACGCCGTCGGCGTCCTCCGCCGCGCTGGCTACGAAGTCGACCCGCTGGACTCCGGGTGTTGCGGGATGGCCGGAAGCTTCGGCTACGAGCGCGAGCACTACTCGATGAGCAAGGCCATCGCGAGAATCCTCTACGACCAAGTCGACGAGAGCGACGGCGACACCGTGGTCGCGCCCGGTGCATCCTGTCGAACCCAGTTGGGCGACCGACCAGGCGCCGAAGAACCGCCACATCCCATCGAAAAACTCGCAGACGCCGTCGGCCCGGCGACGCGGTAA
- a CDS encoding helix-turn-helix transcriptional regulator, with the protein MFRPVVGVLAVVLLVAPAVSPAAAVTDTASLQTPDGFEETTFRVTVYANGSATWAIEHQTPLRNESEEQQFQAFADSFERNETDLYTNFVEQAGLLTQYGTNTTGREMSARNFQRTATTNPVQNTGTVRMSFLWEGFATTRGDRVVVSDVFEGGFYIGPDQSFVVERGPTLAFVQAQPPPDSRSRPDSLARSESVSWVGETSFADRRPYVELGPRSAVVPDTPTEGAPPTAQATTQTDVAAGPDDDTSGVLWQILVGALVLALGVVVAAIWRSGVAATAIHGGTTGGGSAAQTPEPDSDPNGGVAREADPAVSDEELLSDNDRVIQLLEENGGRMKQVDIVDTTGWSKSKVSMLLSEMEDDGEISKLRVGRENIISIAGQEPDAAGSPFEEE; encoded by the coding sequence ATGTTCCGCCCGGTCGTCGGCGTCCTCGCCGTCGTCTTGCTGGTCGCACCCGCCGTGAGTCCGGCCGCGGCCGTGACCGACACGGCCAGCCTCCAGACGCCCGATGGGTTCGAAGAGACGACGTTCCGCGTCACGGTGTACGCGAACGGCTCTGCGACGTGGGCCATCGAGCACCAGACGCCCCTCCGAAACGAGTCCGAAGAACAGCAGTTCCAGGCCTTCGCCGATTCGTTCGAGCGGAACGAGACGGACCTCTACACGAACTTCGTCGAACAGGCGGGTCTGCTGACCCAGTACGGGACTAACACGACGGGCCGGGAGATGTCGGCCCGGAACTTCCAGCGCACCGCGACGACGAATCCGGTCCAGAACACGGGGACCGTCCGGATGTCGTTCCTCTGGGAGGGGTTCGCCACCACGCGCGGCGACCGCGTCGTCGTCAGCGACGTGTTCGAGGGCGGCTTCTACATCGGCCCGGACCAGTCGTTCGTCGTCGAGCGCGGACCGACGCTCGCGTTCGTTCAGGCCCAACCACCGCCGGACTCGCGGAGTCGCCCGGACTCGTTGGCCCGCAGCGAGAGCGTCAGTTGGGTCGGCGAAACGTCGTTCGCGGACCGGCGGCCCTACGTCGAACTCGGCCCCCGGTCGGCCGTCGTCCCCGACACGCCCACCGAGGGCGCGCCGCCGACAGCGCAGGCGACGACACAGACCGACGTCGCGGCCGGTCCCGACGACGATACCAGCGGCGTCCTCTGGCAGATACTCGTTGGCGCGCTCGTCCTCGCTCTCGGCGTCGTCGTCGCGGCTATCTGGCGATCCGGCGTCGCCGCGACGGCCATCCACGGCGGAACGACCGGCGGCGGTAGCGCGGCACAGACGCCAGAACCGGACAGCGACCCCAACGGAGGCGTCGCCCGAGAGGCCGACCCAGCGGTCTCCGACGAGGAACTGCTGAGCGACAACGACCGCGTCATCCAACTCTTGGAGGAGAACGGCGGGCGGATGAAGCAGGTCGACATCGTCGACACCACCGGGTGGTCGAAGTCGAAGGTCAGCATGCTCCTCTCGGAGATGGAAGACGACGGCGAGATAAGCAAACTCCGCGTCGGCCGAGAGAACATCATCAGCATCGCCGGACAGGAACCCGACGCCGCCGGGTCGCCGTTCGAAGAGGAGTGA
- a CDS encoding DUF21 domain-containing protein, with translation MSMHVLPTLATIVALLCCSAFFSSSEMAVFAVSREWVATAAATDPRAAALSDVLSNPHRLLVTVLVGNNVVNIAMSSLLTTLLVDRFDPSVAVVVTTAVASTVVLVCGEILPKSYGLGHAQSYSLRVVKPLRYVELLLYPIVAVFDTLTRTVSARIGGIQQLEQPYENDETPVGATERTGPQNK, from the coding sequence ATGTCGATGCACGTCCTCCCGACGCTCGCGACAATCGTTGCACTCCTCTGTTGTAGCGCGTTCTTCTCCAGTAGCGAGATGGCGGTCTTTGCCGTCTCTCGCGAGTGGGTCGCGACGGCGGCAGCGACAGACCCGCGGGCGGCGGCCCTGTCGGACGTGCTGTCGAATCCGCACCGGTTACTCGTCACGGTGCTGGTCGGTAACAACGTCGTCAACATCGCGATGTCGAGCCTCCTGACGACACTGCTCGTCGATCGGTTCGACCCCAGCGTCGCCGTCGTAGTGACCACCGCCGTCGCCAGCACCGTCGTCCTCGTCTGCGGGGAGATACTTCCGAAGTCCTACGGCTTGGGGCACGCCCAGTCGTACTCGCTGCGCGTGGTCAAACCGCTTCGGTACGTCGAACTCCTCCTCTACCCCATCGTCGCCGTGTTCGACACGCTCACGCGGACCGTCTCCGCGCGTATCGGTGGCATCCAGCAACTCGAACAACCGTACGAAAACGACGAAACACCGGTCGGGGCGACAGAGCGGACCGGACCGCAGAACAAGTAA
- a CDS encoding DUF7576 family protein codes for MVDPTSDHHEDIDEEDAPNCEVCGAPIANEVTHRVITWIADDSVQTAHFCDEDCRAEWDGE; via the coding sequence ATGGTCGACCCCACTTCAGATCACCACGAGGATATCGACGAGGAGGACGCACCGAACTGCGAGGTATGTGGCGCACCCATCGCCAACGAGGTTACACATCGGGTCATCACGTGGATAGCGGACGATAGCGTCCAGACGGCCCACTTCTGCGACGAGGACTGCCGCGCCGAGTGGGACGGGGAGTAA
- the glmU gene encoding bifunctional sugar-1-phosphate nucleotidylyltransferase/acetyltransferase — translation MQAVLLTAGEGTRMRPLTANTPKPMLPVADRPLVAHTADTAISAGADELIFVVGYEADAVRAYFGEEYRGVPVSFAVQEEQLGTADAVDAAREHLDGPFAVLNGDNLYDASSLSALFDAAPSVAAYRVPDPSNYGVLSTDGDIVTEIVEKPADPPTELANAGAYVFPEEASEWLEVPLSDRGEREITDVVARVIEERTVTAVEVDRWLDVGRPWELLEANEWKLAEMDRRIDGDVRGDADLRGTVVVEDGAVVEPGVVVEGPALLRSGAHVGPNAYVRGATMLGEDSHVGHGVEVKNSVVMADSNVPHVSYLGDSVLSTDVNLGAGTQVANLRHDGAPVKMTVKGDRVSTGRRKFGIVAGDGVRTAINTSLNAGVVLSTGATTTPGESVTRDR, via the coding sequence ATGCAAGCAGTCCTTCTGACGGCGGGCGAAGGCACCCGGATGCGACCGCTCACGGCGAACACGCCGAAACCGATGCTCCCGGTGGCCGACCGTCCGCTCGTCGCCCATACGGCCGATACAGCCATCTCCGCAGGGGCCGACGAACTGATTTTCGTCGTCGGGTACGAGGCCGACGCCGTCCGCGCGTACTTCGGCGAGGAGTATCGCGGCGTCCCCGTGTCGTTCGCGGTGCAGGAGGAGCAACTCGGGACGGCCGACGCCGTCGACGCGGCGCGCGAGCATCTCGACGGCCCCTTCGCGGTGCTGAACGGCGATAACCTCTACGACGCGTCGAGTCTCTCGGCGCTGTTTGACGCCGCGCCCTCCGTCGCCGCCTACCGCGTCCCCGACCCGTCGAACTACGGCGTCCTCTCGACGGACGGCGACATCGTGACGGAAATCGTCGAGAAACCCGCGGACCCGCCGACCGAACTCGCCAACGCTGGCGCGTACGTCTTCCCCGAGGAAGCGAGCGAGTGGCTGGAAGTCCCGTTGAGCGACCGCGGCGAGCGAGAGATTACCGACGTGGTCGCCCGGGTCATCGAGGAGCGAACCGTCACCGCCGTCGAGGTGGACCGGTGGTTGGACGTGGGCCGCCCGTGGGAACTGCTCGAAGCGAACGAGTGGAAACTCGCCGAGATGGACCGGCGCATCGACGGCGACGTGAGGGGCGACGCCGACCTTCGGGGAACCGTCGTCGTCGAGGACGGGGCGGTCGTGGAACCCGGCGTCGTCGTCGAAGGCCCGGCGCTCCTCCGGTCGGGCGCGCACGTCGGTCCGAACGCGTACGTCCGCGGCGCGACGATGCTCGGTGAGGATTCGCACGTCGGCCACGGCGTCGAAGTGAAGAACAGCGTCGTGATGGCCGACTCGAACGTTCCGCACGTCTCGTACCTCGGCGACAGCGTCCTGAGTACGGACGTGAACCTCGGCGCGGGCACGCAAGTCGCGAATCTCCGCCACGACGGCGCGCCGGTGAAGATGACCGTGAAGGGGGACCGCGTCTCGACGGGCCGACGGAAGTTCGGCATCGTCGCGGGCGACGGCGTCCGGACGGCCATCAACACGAGTCTCAACGCCGGTGTCGTCCTCTCGACGGGGGCGACGACGACGCCCGGCGAAAGTGTCACTCGGGACAGATAG
- a CDS encoding 3-hydroxyacyl-CoA dehydrogenase/enoyl-CoA hydratase family protein, which produces MDFEDIETVAVLGAGNMGHGIAEVAALAGYEVRMRDIKDEFVQSGYDNIEWSLNKLAEKDQLTQDEADAALDRVTPLVDVAEAVGDVDVVIEAVPEKMEIKKDVYTDVEEHAPDEAIFATNTSSLSITELSEVTERPEQFCGMHFFNPPVRMQLVEVITGAHTSDETLDTIEQLAEDFGKSPVRVRKDSPGFIVNRILVPLMNEACWIVHDDVASIAEVDSTTKFDMGLPMGSFELSDQVGNDVGLHVLEYMHEVLGEPYAPCPLLEQKVEAEELGKKTGKGFYDYENGGADIPTDAGREDVEHRLLAVMANEVGKLVENDVAPVADIDEAVMLGGGFPEGPAKLADKAGLETLVETLEAVHDETGEERYEVADGLREAAESGGFYGSDDEDAAEFENITVSYPGEMVGHIELDRPHRMNTVSPDLLAELGEAIDLLSEDDEVRSILLTGAGDKAFSAGADVQSMASNATPLEAVELSKNGQETFGKLEECPMPVVAGIDGYALGGGMELATCADLRVASERSELGQPEHNLGLLPGWGGTVRLANIVGEGRAKEIIFTAERYDAAEMADFGFVNEVVGNDELDDRAFELAADLAAGPPVAQRYTKRAMHAGRDDTDAGLEVESQAFGHLIGTEDVMEGITAFMGDGEPNFEGK; this is translated from the coding sequence ATGGATTTCGAGGACATCGAGACGGTTGCAGTGCTCGGCGCGGGCAACATGGGCCACGGTATCGCCGAAGTGGCCGCCCTCGCGGGCTACGAGGTTCGGATGCGCGACATCAAAGACGAGTTCGTCCAGAGCGGGTACGACAACATCGAGTGGTCGCTGAACAAACTGGCCGAGAAGGACCAACTCACGCAGGATGAGGCCGACGCCGCGCTCGACCGCGTGACCCCGCTCGTGGACGTGGCCGAAGCCGTCGGCGACGTCGACGTGGTCATCGAGGCGGTCCCCGAGAAGATGGAGATAAAGAAGGACGTCTACACCGACGTTGAGGAACACGCCCCGGACGAGGCCATCTTCGCGACGAACACCTCCAGCCTCTCCATCACGGAACTCTCCGAGGTGACAGAGCGGCCCGAGCAGTTCTGCGGCATGCACTTCTTCAACCCGCCGGTGCGGATGCAACTCGTCGAAGTCATCACGGGCGCGCACACGAGTGACGAGACGCTCGACACCATCGAGCAACTCGCCGAGGACTTCGGGAAATCGCCCGTCCGCGTCCGCAAAGACTCGCCGGGATTCATCGTCAACCGCATCCTCGTCCCCCTGATGAACGAGGCGTGCTGGATAGTCCACGACGACGTGGCCTCCATCGCCGAAGTCGACTCGACGACGAAGTTCGACATGGGCCTTCCGATGGGGTCGTTCGAACTCTCCGACCAGGTCGGGAACGACGTTGGCCTCCACGTCTTGGAGTACATGCACGAAGTCCTCGGCGAACCCTACGCCCCGTGTCCGCTCCTCGAACAGAAAGTCGAGGCCGAGGAACTCGGGAAGAAGACCGGCAAAGGCTTCTACGACTACGAGAACGGCGGCGCGGACATCCCGACCGACGCGGGCCGCGAGGACGTGGAACACCGCCTGCTCGCCGTGATGGCGAACGAAGTCGGCAAACTCGTCGAGAACGACGTGGCCCCCGTGGCCGACATCGACGAGGCCGTGATGCTCGGCGGCGGGTTCCCCGAAGGCCCCGCGAAACTGGCCGACAAGGCGGGCCTCGAAACGCTCGTCGAGACGCTCGAAGCAGTCCACGACGAGACCGGCGAGGAACGCTACGAAGTCGCCGACGGCCTCCGCGAGGCCGCCGAATCGGGCGGCTTCTACGGTAGCGACGACGAGGACGCCGCCGAGTTCGAGAACATCACCGTCTCGTACCCCGGCGAGATGGTCGGTCACATCGAACTCGACCGCCCCCACCGGATGAACACCGTCAGCCCGGACCTGCTCGCGGAACTGGGCGAGGCGATAGACCTGCTCAGCGAGGACGACGAGGTGCGCTCGATTCTCCTGACCGGGGCCGGTGACAAGGCGTTCTCGGCCGGGGCCGACGTGCAGTCGATGGCCTCGAACGCGACGCCACTGGAAGCCGTCGAACTCTCGAAGAACGGCCAAGAGACCTTCGGCAAACTCGAGGAGTGCCCGATGCCGGTCGTCGCCGGTATCGACGGCTACGCCCTCGGCGGCGGGATGGAACTGGCGACCTGTGCCGACCTCCGCGTCGCCTCCGAGCGCTCCGAACTCGGCCAACCGGAACATAACCTCGGCCTCCTGCCCGGATGGGGCGGGACCGTCCGCCTCGCCAACATCGTCGGCGAGGGCCGCGCGAAGGAGATAATCTTCACCGCCGAGCGCTACGACGCCGCGGAGATGGCCGACTTCGGCTTCGTCAACGAAGTCGTCGGCAACGACGAACTCGACGACCGCGCGTTCGAACTGGCCGCCGACCTCGCCGCCGGGCCGCCGGTCGCGCAGCGCTACACCAAGCGCGCGATGCACGCTGGCCGCGACGACACGGACGCCGGACTCGAAGTCGAATCCCAAGCGTTCGGCCACCTCATCGGAACGGAGGACGTGATGGAGGGCATCACGGCGTTCATGGGCGATGGGGAACCGAACTTCGAAGGGAAGTAA
- a CDS encoding Hsp20/alpha crystallin family protein, translated as MARQSPLDNMESWLEQMSRQFEEAAERWGGGFETWAPDGQLPQVDLVDAETEFVVTADLPGFDKDELEVLITDQTLIIEGEHSHETDEESENYIHRERSQRSVSRRLRLPEPVDEDDVSASMDKGVLTVRIAKAEPTTDGHRIDIE; from the coding sequence ATGGCGAGACAATCACCGTTAGACAACATGGAGTCGTGGCTCGAACAGATGAGTCGGCAGTTCGAGGAGGCCGCCGAGCGGTGGGGCGGCGGGTTCGAGACGTGGGCACCGGACGGGCAACTGCCGCAGGTCGACCTCGTCGACGCGGAGACGGAGTTCGTCGTCACCGCCGACCTGCCCGGTTTCGACAAGGACGAACTGGAAGTGCTCATCACGGACCAGACACTCATAATCGAGGGCGAACACAGCCACGAGACAGACGAAGAATCGGAGAACTACATCCACAGGGAACGCTCGCAACGCTCGGTATCGCGGCGGCTTCGCCTCCCGGAACCGGTCGACGAGGACGACGTTTCGGCGTCGATGGACAAGGGGGTCCTTACCGTCCGCATCGCGAAGGCGGAACCGACGACCGACGGCCACCGCATCGACATCGAGTGA
- the epsC gene encoding serine O-acetyltransferase EpsC yields MFDTLSDDVRTALAKDPAATSGLEVALTYPGLHAVWLYRLASALLARDHTLTARLLSHLARLLTGVEIHPGADVGERLFIDHGMGTVIGETADIGDDVLLYHGVTLGGASMRREKRHPTLEDGVTVGANATLVGPITVGENATVGAGAVVVDDVPPESTVVGNPARPIGEEASDEAAATEDPPAVED; encoded by the coding sequence ATGTTCGACACACTCAGCGACGACGTTCGTACCGCACTCGCCAAAGACCCCGCCGCGACCAGCGGCCTCGAAGTGGCCCTCACGTACCCCGGCCTCCACGCCGTCTGGCTGTATCGCCTCGCCAGCGCGCTGTTAGCGCGGGACCACACCCTCACCGCCCGTCTGCTCTCGCATCTGGCGCGCCTGCTCACCGGCGTCGAGATTCACCCCGGTGCTGACGTGGGCGAGCGACTGTTCATCGACCACGGGATGGGAACCGTCATCGGCGAGACGGCCGATATCGGCGACGACGTGCTACTGTACCACGGCGTGACGCTCGGCGGTGCATCGATGCGACGCGAGAAACGCCACCCCACGCTCGAAGACGGGGTGACGGTCGGCGCGAACGCGACGCTCGTCGGTCCGATAACCGTCGGCGAGAACGCCACGGTCGGGGCCGGTGCGGTGGTGGTCGACGACGTGCCGCCGGAGAGCACTGTCGTCGGCAACCCCGCCCGGCCCATCGGTGAGGAGGCCAGCGACGAGGCCGCCGCCACCGAGGACCCCCCGGCGGTCGAGGACTGA
- a CDS encoding DNA-3-methyladenine glycosylase family protein: MDSAFETLREDPDIGPLVDRHGELTLDPAEDLFERLVVSILRQQVSMASAAATRERLFDAVEVTPAGVLAADDEVLRDAGLSRQKTRYVNAVATAFDEHGYSIDYFEGMDDDAVRNDLTDITGVGDWTADMQLMFSLGREDVFPVGDLGIRKGFTTLIGEGYNRAEMVEYAERWRPYRSYASLYLWRVEEDVAESVDEVADE, encoded by the coding sequence ATGGACTCCGCATTCGAGACGCTTCGCGAGGACCCGGACATCGGGCCGCTGGTCGACCGGCACGGCGAACTCACGCTGGACCCCGCCGAGGACTTGTTCGAGCGGTTGGTGGTCTCCATCCTCCGTCAGCAGGTGTCGATGGCGTCGGCCGCCGCGACTCGCGAGCGCCTGTTCGACGCCGTCGAAGTGACGCCCGCGGGCGTCCTCGCGGCGGACGACGAGGTGCTCAGGGACGCCGGACTCTCGCGTCAGAAGACCCGCTACGTCAACGCGGTGGCGACGGCTTTCGACGAGCACGGGTACAGCATCGACTACTTCGAGGGGATGGACGACGACGCCGTGCGAAACGACCTGACCGACATCACCGGCGTCGGCGACTGGACCGCCGATATGCAACTGATGTTCTCGCTCGGCCGCGAGGACGTGTTCCCGGTCGGTGACCTCGGCATCCGCAAGGGATTCACTACCCTCATCGGCGAGGGCTACAACCGCGCGGAGATGGTGGAATACGCAGAACGGTGGCGACCGTATCGGAGTTACGCGAGCCTCTACCTCTGGCGAGTCGAGGAGGACGTCGCCGAGAGCGTCGATGAAGTCGCCGACGAGTAG